The Cohnella abietis genome has a segment encoding these proteins:
- a CDS encoding metal-dependent hydrolase family protein, with product MKILKNCVLIDGISQEPVDGAYVVIDGDTIVATGRGDYASFAGEVIDCQGSYVLPGLIDTHVHLIWNGSSHPQSVIAGADPEMVTLHAYRHALQTLSLGVTSVRDLASPFKTVLQVRNAINQKLLTGPTIVASGPSISMTGGHIHYIGVEADGADEVRKVTRNLLKQGADVIKVMATGGIYTNGEEPGSVQMTLEELKAAREEASKKNKKTAAHAQGLQGIINCLDAGIETIEHGIYADKHALKRMKELGTYLVPTMIVFRNLASDSGIPAWAHKKVQHVLEPHRSMLEQAVSMKLNIATGTDCGSPATPPKYYFDELIIMQEAGMTPMEVIHASTRVAAACIDLHDRGTIQEGKKADLLILQENPLHDLNVLRGDKQVVKDGQWVSGKLLLI from the coding sequence ATGAAAATACTTAAAAACTGCGTTTTAATAGATGGAATTTCTCAAGAACCCGTTGATGGAGCTTATGTTGTCATTGATGGAGATACAATTGTAGCAACTGGGCGCGGTGATTATGCTTCTTTTGCGGGCGAGGTGATTGATTGTCAGGGGAGCTATGTACTTCCCGGCTTAATCGATACGCACGTGCATTTAATCTGGAACGGCTCTTCTCACCCGCAATCTGTCATCGCGGGCGCTGATCCGGAAATGGTGACCTTGCATGCTTATCGTCATGCTTTGCAGACGTTATCGCTCGGTGTCACCTCCGTTCGGGATTTAGCTTCGCCATTTAAGACTGTATTGCAGGTTCGTAATGCCATTAATCAAAAGCTGCTCACGGGTCCTACTATTGTAGCTTCTGGACCTTCCATTAGTATGACGGGTGGCCATATTCATTACATCGGGGTTGAAGCCGATGGCGCTGATGAAGTGCGCAAGGTAACACGTAATCTGCTTAAACAAGGCGCTGATGTCATTAAGGTTATGGCAACAGGTGGCATCTATACAAATGGCGAAGAGCCTGGCTCAGTTCAGATGACACTGGAAGAGTTAAAGGCTGCCCGTGAGGAAGCAAGCAAAAAAAATAAAAAAACCGCTGCACACGCACAAGGCTTGCAAGGTATTATTAACTGTCTAGATGCGGGCATCGAGACGATTGAGCACGGTATTTATGCCGATAAGCATGCGCTTAAGCGTATGAAAGAGCTTGGTACTTATCTTGTGCCGACGATGATCGTATTTCGCAATCTAGCTTCGGATAGTGGTATTCCGGCTTGGGCTCACAAGAAGGTTCAGCATGTATTGGAGCCACATCGTAGCATGCTTGAGCAAGCGGTCTCGATGAAGCTAAATATTGCTACAGGAACGGACTGCGGCTCACCGGCGACACCGCCGAAATATTATTTCGACGAGCTGATCATTATGCAGGAAGCGGGAATGACTCCAATGGAGGTTATTCATGCTTCTACTAGAGTGGCTGCCGCTTGTATCGATTTGCACGATCGCGGTACAATTCAAGAAGGGAAAAAGGCGGATTTGCTCATTTTGCAGGAAAATCCGTTGCACGACTTGAATGTACTTAGAGGAGACAAGCAAGTGGTTAAGGATGGCCAGTGGGTAAGCGGAAAGCTCTTGCTGATTTAA
- a CDS encoding hydantoinase/oxoprolinase family protein, translating to MSKSKIRLGIDIGGTFTDLTVYEEQTGATLSLKTPTVADDPVQGIANGLILLKNKGLTVDQIHYFVHGTTIGLNTLLQRKGAKTALFVTEGFRDILHLQRLRLPIPYDFRSRLPEPLIPRKHVYPIRERMLQDGTIRTPLDLTELDAAIDAAVAAKVEGIVVCFLHSYKNAEHELRAAERIKERTGGRMEVTLSSVLWPQMREYERAVMATVNLYILPTCKRYFQTLAERLIAEGVEATPFITQSNGGLMDISTATEAPVRTLFSGPAGGIVGAVRVAESAGIRNVITLDMGGTSADISIIDNLQPSFVQSNHLAGFPIILPAVSIFSVGAGGGSFAWIDKGGLLKVGPESVGSNPGPACYGTGDKAAMTDAFLLCGYINPERFAAGNVKLYPELSAAVLQPIADYLETEVWEAADKMVQVAVANMYAELSGIIEQHGLDPRDFSLMGFGGAGPVVANFLADEIGADSVLIPPSPGTLCALGSLMADFAYDAVQARYEKLEQIPLLVLRGEYRKLVKQAEAWLNEQQINGLAEQSILYYMDIRYVGQAFELELPITEKQLKRKDYRSVIKAFHELHQMQYGHHDENAELEVIQLRVRILGHTIKPGIKQVEAATQPPISRGKRRMIGRGREYEATIYWRNELLDGHEVAGPAIVEQDDTTVVILDGWQGRVDGRGNLIVRRKEELR from the coding sequence TTGAGTAAGTCTAAAATACGCCTTGGCATTGATATAGGTGGAACCTTTACGGATCTTACCGTATACGAAGAGCAGACAGGCGCCACGCTCAGCCTGAAAACTCCGACAGTAGCCGATGACCCTGTGCAGGGAATTGCAAATGGGCTTATCTTGCTTAAGAACAAAGGACTTACCGTCGATCAGATTCACTATTTCGTACATGGTACAACGATCGGGCTAAACACATTATTGCAACGCAAAGGCGCCAAAACAGCGTTGTTCGTCACAGAAGGGTTTCGCGATATTTTACATTTGCAGCGTTTAAGATTGCCTATACCTTATGATTTTCGTTCCCGGCTCCCGGAGCCACTTATTCCACGTAAGCATGTGTATCCCATTCGGGAAAGAATGCTTCAGGATGGAACCATTAGAACTCCATTGGATTTAACTGAGCTGGATGCGGCGATCGATGCTGCTGTAGCGGCCAAGGTTGAGGGAATCGTAGTATGCTTTCTTCATAGTTACAAAAACGCCGAACACGAGCTTAGGGCAGCCGAGCGTATCAAGGAACGGACAGGTGGTCGTATGGAGGTAACGCTTTCCTCCGTATTATGGCCGCAGATGCGGGAATATGAGCGCGCAGTAATGGCTACCGTAAATTTATATATATTACCTACTTGCAAAAGATACTTTCAAACGCTTGCTGAACGCCTCATTGCAGAAGGGGTTGAGGCAACGCCATTTATTACACAATCTAATGGCGGACTCATGGACATTAGCACGGCTACAGAGGCTCCTGTAAGAACGTTGTTCTCAGGTCCTGCGGGTGGAATTGTTGGTGCTGTCCGGGTAGCGGAGTCTGCTGGAATTCGCAACGTCATTACATTGGATATGGGCGGAACAAGCGCAGATATTTCTATTATTGATAATTTGCAGCCTTCCTTCGTACAGAGCAATCATCTTGCAGGCTTTCCTATTATTCTCCCTGCCGTTTCGATTTTCTCCGTGGGGGCGGGTGGAGGCTCGTTCGCTTGGATAGACAAGGGCGGATTGCTTAAGGTCGGTCCGGAATCCGTTGGCTCTAATCCTGGACCTGCTTGTTATGGAACGGGTGACAAGGCTGCAATGACCGACGCGTTTTTGCTATGCGGCTATATTAATCCAGAACGGTTCGCAGCAGGTAACGTGAAGCTGTATCCCGAATTATCTGCGGCTGTTCTTCAGCCTATTGCCGACTATCTGGAGACGGAGGTTTGGGAAGCTGCTGACAAAATGGTACAGGTTGCCGTGGCGAATATGTATGCCGAATTAAGTGGCATTATCGAGCAGCATGGCCTGGATCCGCGTGATTTCAGCTTGATGGGCTTTGGAGGAGCTGGCCCCGTTGTGGCTAATTTCCTTGCGGATGAGATCGGCGCGGATTCCGTGCTTATTCCGCCAAGCCCAGGTACCTTGTGTGCGCTAGGGTCATTGATGGCTGATTTTGCTTACGATGCGGTGCAAGCTCGTTATGAGAAGCTGGAGCAAATTCCGCTTTTGGTGCTTCGTGGCGAATATCGCAAGCTGGTCAAGCAAGCAGAAGCCTGGCTAAACGAGCAGCAAATTAACGGATTAGCTGAACAAAGCATTTTATATTATATGGATATTCGATATGTAGGACAGGCTTTTGAGCTGGAATTGCCCATTACGGAAAAGCAGCTTAAGCGGAAGGATTATCGTAGCGTCATTAAAGCTTTCCATGAGCTACATCAAATGCAATACGGACATCATGATGAAAATGCAGAATTGGAAGTCATTCAATTAAGGGTGCGAATTCTTGGACATACGATTAAGCCGGGAATTAAGCAAGTAGAGGCAGCGACTCAGCCACCGATCAGCAGAGGCAAACGTCGAATGATCGGTAGAGGACGTGAGTATGAAGCGACGATATATTGGAGGAACGAGCTGCTGGATGGACATGAAGTAGCTGGCCCTGCAATTGTAGAGCAGGACGATACGACTGTTGTCATTCTGGATGGCTGGCAAGGTCGGGTAGACGGTCGCGGGAATCTGATTGTGCGGCGGAAGGAGGAACTGCGATGA
- a CDS encoding hydantoinase B/oxoprolinase family protein, with amino-acid sequence MRTDPVTLEIMRSYFNAIASGMGHIIERTSMTTFVKESADFATALAAPSGQFFVYPQSVGVTIFMGLSLQQAISNCEPLEPGDIVITNDPYTTDGLATHLPDVHVFKPIFIDGELISYAWAFVHCSDVGGLVPASISPLATDIHQEGLRIPPVKLHRAGKVNKDVLSFLDSNSRVPGLNMGDINAMIAAVNTAETRVHTMVSKFGIEAVRHSMFDLLEQGEQRSRQVIAAIPDGSYTFADYLDDDMVSDIPIRLALTLTIKGTEMILDFTKCDSQVSTAFNLVTNGKPHSFMLQGLINYIISSDPYIPVNGGIIAPISVIAPRGSIVNPEYPASVGVRHAITMRLYSAVLGALSQAVPELVPAAGAGQAAIVVLSTPGDDGKSRQMAVVEPMGGGGGGQSDMDGVDGIDHASGFLQNTPIESLEQHIDVMVHRYELLPNTGGAGLHRGGHAIGLDFEIMKPESIVTARGLERMSFQPWGLTGGKAGALGHIVLNPEGENKKVPKISVLTPELGDIVSIRSPGGGGWGNPLDRSPELVVQEVADGLLSVKQAAEQYGVVVAELIVDESGQLFTWDTLATEELRAERQRQIAGIVQPLWQFGAAREAYEQRFTPEASDTLAVLLLELPPSLRWHRKQEIHKSLADHEGPILAEDVNRVWSHGH; translated from the coding sequence ATGAGGACGGATCCGGTAACTTTAGAAATTATGCGCAGCTACTTCAACGCGATTGCCAGTGGCATGGGGCACATTATTGAAAGAACCTCGATGACAACGTTCGTTAAGGAGTCGGCGGATTTTGCTACAGCTCTCGCAGCTCCTTCCGGGCAGTTTTTCGTTTATCCGCAATCGGTTGGAGTTACGATTTTCATGGGATTAAGCCTTCAGCAGGCAATCTCGAATTGCGAGCCGCTAGAGCCAGGGGATATTGTTATTACGAATGATCCCTACACAACAGATGGCTTAGCCACTCATTTGCCGGATGTACACGTATTTAAGCCTATTTTTATAGATGGAGAACTGATTAGCTATGCATGGGCGTTTGTGCATTGCAGCGATGTGGGCGGACTAGTTCCAGCGAGTATTTCTCCATTGGCTACGGATATTCATCAGGAGGGCTTGCGCATCCCACCGGTTAAGCTTCACCGAGCGGGAAAGGTAAACAAGGACGTGCTTTCCTTTCTAGACAGCAACAGCCGGGTTCCCGGTCTGAACATGGGAGACATTAATGCCATGATTGCTGCAGTGAATACAGCGGAGACGCGTGTTCATACGATGGTAAGCAAATTTGGTATTGAAGCGGTTCGGCATTCTATGTTTGATTTGCTAGAACAGGGGGAGCAGCGCTCACGCCAAGTCATCGCCGCGATCCCGGATGGGAGCTATACGTTCGCCGACTACCTGGATGACGATATGGTATCGGACATTCCGATTCGCCTGGCTTTGACGCTTACGATTAAGGGAACGGAAATGATTTTGGATTTTACAAAATGTGATTCTCAGGTAAGTACGGCCTTTAATCTAGTTACGAATGGCAAGCCGCATTCATTTATGCTACAAGGACTAATCAACTATATTATTAGCTCTGATCCTTATATTCCCGTCAACGGGGGCATTATTGCGCCGATTAGTGTCATTGCGCCTCGCGGAAGCATCGTAAATCCCGAATATCCTGCATCTGTTGGGGTTCGGCATGCTATAACGATGAGGCTTTACAGCGCTGTACTGGGAGCTCTTTCGCAGGCCGTTCCTGAGCTGGTGCCGGCTGCTGGAGCGGGACAGGCCGCCATCGTCGTGCTTTCAACTCCAGGGGACGACGGCAAGTCGCGTCAGATGGCAGTTGTTGAGCCAATGGGCGGTGGAGGCGGCGGGCAGAGTGATATGGACGGCGTCGATGGCATTGATCATGCTTCGGGCTTTCTTCAGAACACACCTATTGAAAGTCTGGAGCAGCATATCGATGTTATGGTTCATCGCTATGAGCTTTTGCCGAATACGGGAGGAGCAGGACTACATCGTGGTGGTCATGCAATCGGACTGGACTTTGAGATCATGAAGCCTGAATCGATTGTAACGGCTCGGGGCTTGGAACGGATGAGCTTCCAGCCGTGGGGACTGACTGGCGGTAAGGCAGGAGCACTGGGTCATATCGTGCTAAACCCTGAAGGTGAGAACAAGAAAGTACCGAAGATTAGCGTGCTGACACCTGAGCTCGGTGATATTGTAAGTATCCGTTCTCCGGGAGGCGGGGGCTGGGGTAATCCGTTGGATCGCTCGCCTGAATTAGTCGTACAAGAGGTGGCTGACGGCTTGTTAAGTGTTAAGCAGGCGGCTGAACAGTACGGCGTCGTTGTGGCCGAATTGATCGTAGATGAGTCTGGACAGCTATTTACTTGGGATACTTTGGCTACAGAAGAGCTGCGCGCCGAGCGTCAACGCCAGATTGCCGGCATTGTACAGCCGTTGTGGCAATTCGGAGCTGCGCGTGAAGCTTATGAGCAACGTTTTACGCCGGAGGCTAGTGATACGCTTGCAGTGCTGCTGTTAGAGCTTCCGCCATCGTTGAGATGGCATCGGAAACAGGAAATTCACAAGAGTTTGGCCGACCACGAGGGCCCCATTCTTGCGGAAGATGTGAATAGGGTATGGTCACATGGTCACTAG
- a CDS encoding aldehyde dehydrogenase family protein, translated as MQQQYDLWIGGQWQQASQYETLYNPYNGEALTRIGQGSPTDAERAIEAAHSAFASYSLMSAFQRSEILYRVAEIFGRRREELAAVIALEAAKPLKAARAEIVRTIETYRFAAEAAKSVTGEQIAMDAAEGGQGRIGFTVRLPLGVVTAITPFNFPFNLVAHKVGPALAAGNTIVLKPAEQTPISSLLLADIFTEAGLPPGVLNIVTGKGAELGEVLTSHPLVKKVSFTGSHAVGEIILRRAGLRRTTLELGSNAALIVDKGTDVDAIIDRCVSGAFGYNGQVCISLQRILVHQSLYSRFVERFAAAAFKLVIGSPLEENTDITSLISDKAAERIALWVEEAVTAGASVVTGGQLSRDKEKGNNIYTPTVLTDVPHSAKVWTEEVFGPVAVIQSFGDLPEAIREVNASRYGLMAGVYTPDINSAFMAARQLEAGGVVINDIPTFRVDHMPYGGAKDSGKGTEGVSYAIQEMTQLKLISFNLS; from the coding sequence ATGCAGCAGCAATACGATTTATGGATTGGTGGTCAGTGGCAGCAGGCTAGTCAATATGAGACTTTGTATAATCCGTATAACGGGGAGGCTCTGACCCGTATTGGGCAGGGCTCACCGACCGATGCTGAACGTGCAATTGAAGCGGCTCATTCGGCGTTTGCTTCATACAGCTTAATGTCTGCATTTCAGCGCAGCGAGATTCTATACCGTGTGGCGGAAATATTCGGGCGGCGCAGGGAGGAATTAGCAGCTGTTATCGCGTTAGAGGCTGCTAAACCTCTAAAAGCGGCGAGGGCTGAAATTGTGCGGACTATTGAAACCTATAGGTTTGCCGCCGAAGCAGCAAAAAGCGTAACTGGAGAGCAGATTGCGATGGATGCGGCCGAGGGTGGTCAAGGTCGGATCGGATTTACGGTCCGATTGCCGCTCGGCGTTGTAACAGCAATAACCCCCTTTAATTTCCCGTTTAATCTAGTTGCCCATAAGGTTGGACCTGCTCTTGCAGCAGGCAATACCATTGTGCTGAAGCCTGCGGAGCAGACGCCAATCAGTTCGTTGCTGCTAGCAGATATTTTCACTGAGGCTGGTCTGCCTCCCGGTGTGCTTAATATCGTAACCGGCAAAGGTGCGGAGCTGGGCGAGGTATTGACGAGTCATCCCCTTGTGAAGAAAGTCAGCTTTACTGGTAGTCATGCGGTTGGCGAAATCATTCTGCGGCGAGCGGGATTGCGGCGCACGACATTGGAGCTTGGATCTAATGCGGCTCTTATTGTAGATAAGGGAACTGATGTGGATGCGATAATCGATCGTTGCGTAAGCGGAGCATTCGGTTATAATGGGCAGGTTTGTATTTCGTTACAGCGCATTTTAGTTCATCAATCGCTCTACTCTCGTTTTGTGGAACGATTCGCAGCGGCAGCCTTCAAGCTCGTAATAGGTTCACCGTTGGAAGAAAATACGGACATTACCTCCCTTATATCAGATAAGGCGGCTGAACGGATTGCTTTATGGGTTGAAGAAGCGGTTACGGCGGGTGCTTCAGTAGTAACGGGTGGACAGTTATCGAGGGACAAGGAGAAGGGGAACAATATTTATACGCCTACTGTCCTGACTGATGTCCCCCATTCAGCTAAAGTATGGACCGAAGAAGTATTTGGGCCTGTGGCAGTCATTCAGTCCTTCGGTGACCTGCCTGAAGCGATCCGTGAAGTTAATGCATCTCGTTACGGCTTAATGGCGGGCGTGTATACGCCGGATATTAATAGCGCCTTTATGGCAGCCCGTCAGTTAGAGGCGGGAGGGGTCGTCATTAACGACATCCCGACTTTCCGTGTTGACCATATGCCGTATGGCGGAGCGAAGGACAGCGGTAAGGGAACCGAGGGAGTCAGCTATGCGATACAGGAGATGACGCAATTAAAGCTGATTTCATTTAACTTGAGTTAG
- a CDS encoding undecaprenyl-diphosphate phosphatase, translating into MEDIILWFKYLFLGFVQGATEPIPVSSSGHLIIAQKLLGIKQNGLSFEILTNTASLIAICFIFRKDIGNLIVGAVRFLLTRKAEYKADFLFCLYIIIGTIPAVIVAALFKDKIEEIFSSVHTVSIALLLTGVALWLIRNLRGRKMDGDLSTKDAVLVGLAQAIALIPGISRSGATVITSIAVGMKQETALKFSFMLYIPISIGGLVLGASDIASDPNRSQLAIPYLIAFLTTLIVTYFSMRWFMGIMARGNLKYFAYYCFVAGILLLIFL; encoded by the coding sequence TTGGAAGATATCATACTGTGGTTTAAGTATCTGTTTCTAGGATTCGTTCAAGGTGCGACAGAGCCTATTCCCGTCTCGTCAAGCGGTCATTTGATCATCGCTCAGAAACTACTCGGCATTAAGCAGAACGGGCTGTCGTTTGAAATCTTAACAAACACGGCTTCCCTAATTGCAATTTGTTTTATTTTCCGGAAAGATATCGGGAACCTGATCGTGGGTGCTGTTCGTTTCCTTCTCACTCGCAAAGCAGAATATAAGGCGGATTTCCTATTCTGCTTGTACATTATCATTGGTACCATTCCAGCCGTAATCGTTGCTGCACTATTCAAGGATAAAATTGAAGAAATATTTTCGTCTGTTCATACGGTTTCTATCGCCCTACTGCTTACGGGGGTCGCATTATGGCTAATCCGTAACCTTCGCGGTCGCAAAATGGACGGCGACTTGTCGACTAAGGACGCAGTGCTCGTCGGTCTTGCCCAAGCTATTGCCCTTATTCCCGGCATAAGCCGCTCAGGCGCGACGGTCATTACCTCTATCGCCGTTGGGATGAAGCAAGAAACGGCTCTGAAATTTTCATTTATGCTCTATATTCCAATAAGTATAGGCGGACTCGTGCTGGGCGCTTCCGATATCGCAAGCGATCCGAACCGCTCGCAGCTGGCTATTCCCTACCTTATTGCATTCCTTACCACTCTAATCGTCACTTACTTCTCCATGCGTTGGTTTATGGGGATTATGGCTAGAGGAAATTTGAAGTACTTCGCTTATTACTGCTTCGTTGCAGGAATACTGTTGCTCATTTTTCTGTAA
- a CDS encoding beta-galactosidase: protein MNNIVVLYDPSLPYHGDDINEASLRKLQEGAHLVSADELDQALTSLEGGCFVNLHAPYFPKNSWNHIVSYLERGGSLLSTGGAPFRIPVYRENGQWQVELEQTSYHQQLNIHEAMPVQPEPFDHYVATTDNPVFAPYISGLTIEPTFSLILHVTKETSIPHEMGSLGPMNAHIHPLVTAISKEGRTVAAPVVLLENNRGVYAGGRWMFVNQPLRASFWNADGGDAILAWAEYCSRGVTEVWLKPGYASYDPGDRAKFKFQWQALGSHAPSLQDRSNKEWTLKLIFGKDESGEPHAEWTQSYTLASSNEQQSITINVPLELTAGQYTMRADLISNTGEQKTLRQSIWCWDEQMLREGEMLTCDRDYFYKNGRPLPLVGMTYMTSDVARNFLFLPNVAVWDRDMAAMKNAGINYIRTGIWTAYRQIMLLDGHASEEVLRAIDAFVMTAKKHDLELTFCFFSFTPELWEGLNPYLDPRSVEAQKRFIVSIVSRHTHTSNVHWDLINEPSMFDPKQIFSKGPRSSNDPFEKKAYIEWLKNRHESIRVLQERWGMTPATLPDFESVTIPEAIEINSDVQDMHSGKKGTRWLDYSLFSMDMLNRWANEINATIRSIAPNQLITIGQDEGLNAQRPSPFFYEEAMDYTTNHSWWLMDQLLWDGIFAKTPYKPNVIQETGIMYVETPDGMAKRSEEELRNMLERKYAYAFSTGGAGAVQWLWNTNYFMNNVNESNIGALRADGTEKPEANVSYDFGQFMGEIRDLFVGRKLEDIVMVFPYSNDLSNRRFAVEATSRATRVLAYDMNVHFRAMGEYQLDALNEQPAKLIIVPSPHNFSDAAMEQLLDHVSKHDTTLLFTGPISLDEYWHKIERLSEELGTRKLGNVLREEMFTLDGQNVPLSYGGRKIAKLAKEVVLAEANVKASKSISTVQEVKLGKGKLLWCGLPVEMNDRTDSIATLYRHAIQQAGVTPELIWEQGGEYTGVYGRKLSFNDGDLFIIVSEFGADTDIRITNPTTNQTYSFTLESERTVMFATDSNGKLLSVYRPHEVNVIVQS from the coding sequence ATGAATAACATCGTTGTTTTATATGATCCATCACTTCCTTATCATGGAGACGATATCAATGAAGCATCTTTAAGAAAGCTCCAAGAAGGAGCACATCTCGTCAGCGCCGATGAGCTTGACCAAGCTCTCACATCGTTAGAGGGCGGATGCTTCGTTAACTTGCATGCACCCTATTTCCCTAAAAATAGCTGGAATCATATCGTAAGTTATTTGGAGCGTGGAGGCTCTTTACTAAGTACTGGAGGAGCTCCGTTCCGTATTCCCGTGTACCGTGAAAATGGACAATGGCAGGTCGAGCTTGAACAAACGTCCTACCATCAGCAATTAAACATTCATGAGGCGATGCCGGTTCAGCCTGAACCTTTTGACCATTATGTAGCCACAACAGACAATCCCGTATTTGCGCCCTACATTAGCGGGTTAACCATTGAGCCGACATTCAGTTTGATTCTACATGTGACGAAGGAAACTTCGATACCACATGAAATGGGCTCTTTAGGACCGATGAACGCTCATATTCACCCCCTTGTAACTGCCATATCTAAAGAAGGCCGTACAGTAGCAGCTCCGGTTGTTTTACTCGAAAATAATCGGGGAGTATATGCCGGAGGACGGTGGATGTTCGTCAATCAGCCACTTCGAGCATCGTTCTGGAATGCTGATGGCGGGGATGCCATATTAGCATGGGCAGAGTATTGTTCCCGCGGCGTTACGGAAGTATGGTTAAAACCGGGATATGCCAGCTATGATCCGGGCGATCGTGCTAAGTTTAAGTTCCAATGGCAAGCACTCGGTAGCCATGCCCCTTCACTCCAAGATCGCTCCAATAAAGAATGGACTTTGAAGCTTATCTTCGGTAAAGACGAGAGCGGTGAGCCTCATGCCGAATGGACACAATCGTACACTTTGGCAAGCTCTAATGAGCAACAGTCGATTACGATTAACGTACCGTTAGAATTAACTGCGGGGCAATATACGATGCGCGCCGATCTGATTTCAAACACGGGAGAACAGAAGACGTTGCGTCAAAGTATTTGGTGCTGGGATGAGCAAATGCTGCGAGAAGGCGAAATGCTAACCTGCGATCGTGACTATTTCTACAAAAATGGTCGTCCTTTACCTCTCGTAGGTATGACCTATATGACCAGCGACGTAGCGCGCAACTTCCTATTCCTGCCGAATGTAGCGGTATGGGATCGAGACATGGCTGCGATGAAAAATGCTGGCATTAACTATATTCGTACCGGCATATGGACAGCATACCGACAAATCATGCTACTCGATGGTCATGCGTCGGAAGAAGTTTTGCGGGCGATTGACGCTTTTGTCATGACGGCGAAGAAGCACGATTTAGAGCTAACATTCTGCTTCTTCTCGTTCACGCCAGAGCTATGGGAAGGCTTAAATCCCTACCTCGATCCGCGTAGTGTAGAAGCGCAAAAACGTTTTATCGTATCGATCGTGTCACGCCATACACACACGTCGAACGTCCATTGGGATCTGATCAACGAACCATCCATGTTTGATCCGAAGCAAATTTTTTCTAAAGGCCCGCGCAGCTCTAACGATCCTTTTGAGAAGAAGGCTTATATCGAATGGCTGAAAAATCGTCACGAATCGATTCGTGTACTCCAGGAACGTTGGGGTATGACACCAGCCACTCTTCCTGATTTCGAATCCGTCACCATCCCAGAAGCCATTGAGATCAATTCGGACGTACAGGATATGCATTCTGGTAAAAAAGGCACTCGTTGGCTGGACTATTCGTTATTTTCAATGGACATGCTGAATCGTTGGGCGAATGAGATCAATGCAACAATCCGTTCTATCGCACCTAATCAGCTCATTACAATTGGGCAGGACGAGGGATTAAATGCTCAGCGCCCATCCCCATTTTTCTATGAAGAAGCGATGGATTACACGACCAACCATTCTTGGTGGCTGATGGATCAGCTCTTGTGGGATGGTATATTCGCCAAGACACCGTACAAGCCGAATGTCATTCAGGAAACGGGCATCATGTATGTGGAAACGCCGGATGGAATGGCTAAGCGGAGCGAAGAGGAATTGCGTAATATGCTTGAACGTAAATATGCTTATGCATTTTCCACTGGTGGTGCTGGAGCGGTCCAATGGCTGTGGAACACCAATTACTTCATGAACAACGTTAATGAATCGAATATTGGGGCACTACGTGCAGATGGTACAGAAAAACCTGAAGCGAACGTATCCTACGATTTCGGTCAATTCATGGGCGAAATCCGCGACTTGTTCGTAGGGCGTAAGCTAGAGGATATCGTGATGGTTTTCCCTTACTCAAACGATCTATCCAACCGTCGCTTCGCGGTCGAAGCAACGAGCCGCGCAACGCGAGTGCTCGCTTACGATATGAATGTGCATTTCCGCGCCATGGGCGAATATCAGCTGGATGCGTTAAACGAACAGCCTGCGAAGCTGATAATCGTGCCAAGTCCGCATAACTTCAGTGACGCGGCTATGGAGCAGCTGCTTGACCATGTCTCTAAGCACGATACAACACTTCTATTCACCGGACCAATCAGTTTGGACGAATACTGGCATAAGATTGAACGTCTTAGTGAGGAGCTCGGCACCCGTAAGCTAGGTAATGTGTTGCGCGAAGAAATGTTCACACTAGATGGACAGAATGTACCTCTCTCTTATGGAGGACGTAAAATTGCCAAGCTAGCGAAAGAAGTTGTGTTAGCTGAAGCAAATGTTAAAGCTTCAAAATCCATTTCCACTGTGCAAGAGGTGAAGCTCGGTAAAGGTAAGCTTCTCTGGTGCGGATTGCCTGTAGAAATGAACGATCGTACGGATTCTATCGCCACATTGTACCGTCACGCGATCCAACAAGCAGGCGTTACACCTGAGCTTATCTGGGAGCAAGGCGGCGAATACACAGGCGTATATGGTCGTAAGCTAAGCTTCAACGATGGCGATTTATTTATCATCGTTTCCGAGTTCGGTGCAGATACCGACATTCGCATAACAAATCCGACTACGAATCAAACGTATTCCTTCACGCTAGAGAGCGAGCGTACAGTAATGTTTGCTACTGATAGCAATGGTAAGCTACTGTCGGTTTACCGTCCTCATGAAGTTAACGTAATTGTTCAGTCTTAG